ACGGTCGCCCAGACGCCGTGGCTCGCCAACTCCGGGCTGCTGCAGGCCGTCTTCTACGTCGTCGCGGGGCTCGGCTGGGTGCTGCCGGCGATGCCGATCGTGTCCTGGATGTCGCGCCCCGATCGCGCTTAGAGCACGCCCTGCTCCCGCGCGCTCCGCGTCGGCCGCACCGGCGCGAACATCACGCCCGAGAGCAGCACCCGCATGATCCGCAGCGAGCGGACGCGGCCGTCCCACGCGATGCGCGGCAGTGCGTAGAGGTTGGTGCGGCCCTGCGCCTCGACCACGCCGGAAATGGTCGACAC
The window above is part of the Bradyrhizobium sp. PSBB068 genome. Proteins encoded here:
- a CDS encoding DUF2842 domain-containing protein, which translates into the protein MAIRTRKLLGTIFLLILVVVWSLLGMTVAQTPWLANSGLLQAVFYVVAGLGWVLPAMPIVSWMSRPDRA